TATTGAAGCATGATCAGTTCCTGGTAAGCACAAAACATTCTTACCTAAAAGTCTTTGAAAACGTACTACAACATCTATTAAAGCCGTATTAAATGCATGCCCCATATGCAAAGACCCAGTTACATTTGGTGGCGGAATAACAACACAAAAAGGCTCCCCATCATCCTCAGGATTAGGACTAAACGCCTTTAGACTTTCCCATTTTTCTTGCCACTTTTTCTCTACTTCAAAAGGTGAATAATTCTCTAAAGATAATTGATCATTCATCTCTGTCATGTCCAAATTTTATTTCAATAAACTTTTTGTTTATTTTATCTTGAGAGCAGCCAATTAATGAAAATAATATTAGTTTGCAAAAAAATAAACATACATTCTACAAAAGTTTGAAGCCAGAACCGCAAGAACAACGTTTTGCATTTTTTGGTGTTGAAATAAGAAATCCACCACCACTCAAATCACCGTAATAATCTAATTTTAAATCTTTAAGTAAATTAAACTTTTTTACATCCGCGTATAAAGTTACTCCTTCAGTTCTTGAAATAGGGGATCCATTACATGTACCCGGCCTTAATTTAATATGCATCCATCCTTCGGAACAATTTTTATCCTCTATCAAATCAATCGACATTTCTCCTGGAGAACCTCCAAAAGAAGCTTGCCTAGATAGTTCTGAAGCAGCGCTTTGACTGATTGAAAGATTGACGATCTCAGTCATTAGAAAAATAATAAATGGGCGATCCAGGGTTCGAACCAGGGACATCCTGCTTGTAAGGCAGGCGCTCTACCGCTGAGCTAATCGCCCTTATAATAAACCATTCTAATAGATGAAGTTGAAATATTTATACTAAGTATTTAAATATTTCATGATTGAGGCAAAATTAAATAAATAAAATATATCCTATGTCCTCAAACGATAGATATAACTTACAAAAAAATTCCGATTTAGAGACTTTAGAAAACTTTAAAATTTTAATATCTAATATCAAATCATTAAAAGATAAAACTTGGGGATGCCCTTGGCAGAAAATACAGTCTCATAAATCGTTGATCCCATTTTTACATGAAGAAAGTAATGAATTTATAGATGCGATATATGAAAAAAAGGCGGATAACATATGTGAAGAGTTAGGAGATCTTTTATTACAAGTAATGCTTCATGCTGAAATCGGTTACGAAAAAAAAGAATTTGAACTAAATGATGTTATAAAAAATCTAAACAAGAAAATTATTAATAGACATCCATATATTTTTAAAAAAAAAGAAAAAGTATCTCTTGAAAAATCGCAACAAATCTGGGAAAACATTAAAAATTCAGAAAAAGAAACACCTCATATGGAATCATCAATAAGTAAAAATTTAAATATGACAATCAAAAATTTACCACCAATGGTTGGAACAGATAAAATCACAAATGTTGTTAAAGAATATGGTTTTAAATGGGAGAGTACCGATCAGATTTTTGAAAAGTTAGAAGAAGAGATTAATGAATTAAAGGAAGCAATTAAAAGCAATAATGATTCAGAAATAAAAAATGAATTTGGGGATATTTACTTTACCCTTCTGAATCTCTCAAACTTTTTAAAAATCAATCCTGAATCAGCTCTACAAAAAACTAATAAAAAATTTTTAGACAGGTTTTCAATCATTGAACATCATGCAGGCGATAATATAAAAAAACAAAATCCTAAAGACTTTCAACGGCTTTGGCAAATAGCCAAGCGAAAACTTAAAAGAAAAAATTCTTAAAAAGCAAATGACTAATATTTCAACATGGATAGATGAATATCATAAAGGCTCAAGATTCGGTCTAAATGGAGATGTTTTAATTAAACAAAAATCACAATATCAAGAAATTATTGTTATTGAAAATGAATACTATGGAAGAGCTTTAATGCTTGATGGTTGTTGGATGACATCACTAAAAGACGAGAAATATTATCATGAGTGTCTTGTGCATCCAGCATTAAGTAGCATTGACGAAAAATCTAATGTACTAATTATTGGTGGAGGAGACGGCGGTACAGCAAGAGAATGCGTTAAATATTCTCAAATATCGAAAATTGATCTAGTAGAAATTGACGAGGAGGTAATCAAAATATCTAAAAAATTTTTAAAAGAAATTGGAGGCGAAGCATGGAATGATAAAAGATTAGAAATACATGTTGATGATGGTGTTAAATGGGTAAAAAAAACAAGAGATAATTTTTACGACGTTATTTTTATAGATTGTTCAGATCCCTCAGAATTCTCAAATTTATTATTTTCAGATTCTTTTTATAAAGAATGTAAAAGAATACTTACACCAAAGGGGATATTAGCAACGCAAAGTGAATCTCCTGAATCCTTTAAAAATATTCACATAAATATTTTGAAAACCCTAAAAAATATATTTAAAGTTTCTAAAACTATGTATTCCTTTGTGCCTATATATCCAAGCGGGATTTGGAGTTGGACATTCGCTTCTTCAGAAGATCTAAATTTATCAAAGCAAAATTGTGATGAAGTCCTAAAAATAGAAAAAGGATGTGAAATTTGGAATTTAAATTTTCAAAATGCAGCATTCAAAATGATGCCAAATAAAATTGTAAAAGAACTAGATTAATAAGATGACAAAAAATTTATTTGATAACGAAAATGCAATTTATATGGGAGCAAAAAGAAGTCCCGAGAATTGCTCAATTGGTATATTTGGAGTTAATTATGACGGGACATGTTCCTTTAAACCAGGAGCAAGATTTGGTCCAGAAGCAATAAGACAAGTCAGTTCTTGTTTAGAAACATATTGTCCAAAAATAAAAAAAGACTTAGAGGATATTATTTATGTTGATTTTGGATCAATACTAATTGATAAAAATGACTCAAAGTCGGTTATTGAATCGGTTAAATCAGCAACAAATTATTTAATTAATAAACGTCTTAGTCCTATTATGCTTGGAGGCGAACACTCTATTACAAGAGGTGCTATTGAAGCATTAGTAAAAAAATATCCAGATTTGATATTGGTTCAACTTGATGCTCATGCAGATTTAAGAGAATCATATATAGGAAATGAACATAGTCATGCTTGTACTATGAAAAGATGCTTAGAAGTGCTACCAGAAAAGAAAATTTTACAAGTAGGAATTAGAAGTGGGACTAAGGAAGAATTTGAAATTATGCATAACAACAAACAATTAGTTAACTTTTGTCCAGGCGGAAATGCACATGAGTTAAAACAAGCTCTTCTACCGTTCGCTAAGTCTCCAATCTATTTAACAATAGATTTAGATTGGTTTGATCCCAGTTTATTAGCAGGGACGGGCACTCCAGAACCGGGAGGATTTTTTTGGAATGATTTTGAAGAAATACTGAAAACTTTAAAAGAATTTAGAATTGTGGCTTCAGACATTGTGGAATTATCTCCAGAAATTGATAAAAGCGGAGTAAGTAGCATAGTTGCAGCCAAAGTACTTAGAAGCTTAATTTTGTCATTAGAAAATATGCAATAAAAAATTTCTAAACTACAGTGTAAAAATACTAAATACAAACTAAATATTTCATGGATTTGCTAAAAAGTCCTCTTTATTCAAAATATGTTGAAGCCAATGCAAAATTAGTGGATTTTGCAGGTTGGGAAATGCCCATATCATTTTCAGGATTAATTAAAGAGCATGAATCAGTTAGATCATCAGCAGGATTATTTGATATTTCTCACATGGGTGTGATTTCTATCAAGGGAATCAATCCAAAGGATTATATTCAAAAACTTTTTCCTACTAATTTATATTCATTTTCTGAAGGTCAAGGGCTTTATACAGTAATGCTCAATGATAAAGGAGGAATAATAGATGACTTAATAATTTATGACCTTGGCATACAAGAAAATGACATATCAGAATTATTATTAATAGTTAATGCAAGTAGATATGAAGAAGATTTTCAGTGGATAAAAAATAATTTAAATAAATATGAAATTTCGATAACAAACTTTAAAAAAGACAAAGTACTTTTAGCACTACAGGGAAAAAACTCATTCGATTTATTTGAAGAATGGATTGAATCTTCGATCTCACATATCCCTAACTTTGGATGCGAATATAAAATTTTTGAACATATTTCGCCTAAAGAAAAAATTTTCTTTTCAAAGACAGGATATACAGGGGAAAATGGTCTAGAAATACTTTTATCTAAAAAAGCAGCAATTAATTTATGGGATTTCTCGATTTCCAAAAATGTTGCACCTTGTGGTTTAGGAGCTAGAGATACTCTTAGACTTGAAGCAGGCATGCATCTTTATGGTCAAGACATAAATGAAGAAACTTCTCCATATGAAGCAGGGTTAGGCTGGTTAGTACATCTAGAAAATAATCACGAATTCTTTGGCAGGAGATTTCTTGAAGAACAGTCAAGATTAGGTATTCAAAAAAAGTTAGTTGGTCTCTCTATAGAGGGTAAAGCAATAGGAAGAAAAGGTTGCTCAGTTCTTAAAGGTGAAGAAAATATTGGGAGTATAACAAGCGGCAGTTGGTCTCCAACTAAACAAAAAGCTATAGCTTTTGCATACATCAATACTTCGCATGCCTTAATAAATAATGAAGTTCAAATATTAATAAGAGGCAAAAAATTCAAAGGGGTTATAACAAAAAGAGCGTTTTATAAAAAAAATTATTAACTAAATTTACCCTTAAAGAATTATTATAAGTTATTGATAAATAAATCATACTTAGATGAGAAACAAAATTTGCGAAGAACTCAATAATACAGATATTGGTAAATTAGTTAATTTATGCGGATGGGTAGATAGAAGAAGAGATCATGGTGGTGTCATTTTTATTGATTTAAGAGACCATAGTGGATTCCTACAAATAACAATTAACCCCGATGATGGTGCAGATCTATTTAAACAGGCAGAAACTCTAAGAAATGAAACAGTAATAATGGTTAGCGGAATTATTAACGAAAGGCCAAAAGATTCAATAAATAAAAATTTAAGTACTGGAGAGTTAGAGCTTAAAGTTAAAGATTTGCAAATTCTCAACCAAATTAAAAAAAACCTACCTTTTCCAGTATCTATACATGATTATGAAAATACAAAAGAGGAACTCAGATTAAAATATAGATACCTTGATTTAAGAAGAGGTAAATTACTAGAAAATTTAAAAACAAGACATAAAATTATTAAAATTGCTAGAGAATTTCTTGATAGTTTTGGCTTTACAGAAGTAGAGACTCCATTACTTACAAAATCAACTCCAGAAGGCGCTCGCGATTTTCTTGTTCCTGCTCGTCTTTCGAATGGAGAATTTTTTGCTCTACCTCAATCCCCACAATTATTTAAACAACTTTTAATGGTGGGAGGCTTAGATAAGTATTATCAAATTGCAAAATGTTTCCGTGATGAAGACTTAAGGGCAGATAGACAGCCAGAGTTTACGCAATTAGATATTGAAATGAGCTTTATTAGTGAAGAAGAAATAATCTCTTTTAATGAAAGTCTTATAAAAAAAATATGGAAAGAAGTATTAAATATTGATTTTGATAATGCTTTTCCAAGAATGTCATGGAAAGCAGCAATGGATAATTACGGCACTGATAGACCAGATACAAGATATCAAATGTTATTAAAAGATTTAGGAGAAGTATTAGGTGATATTGGCTTTAATATTTTCACCAAGGCAATTAAGTCTGGAGGTTCTATAAAATCCATAACAGTCAAAGGAGGTAATTTGAGTATTAGCAACGTAAGAATTAAACCCGGAGGTGATATCTTCCAAGTAGCTCAAGATGCAGGAGCGGGTGGTTTGGCCTTTATAAGAGTCAAAGGAGATGAGCTTGAGACTATTGGGGCAATTAAAAATAATCTAAATGAAGAGCATATAGCTGATATTTTGAGAATCACCGAAGCGCAAGATGGAGACTTAATTCTCTTGGGTGCTGGAGATAAACAAATTGTCAACCAGTCATTAGATAGAGTGAGACAATACATCGCAAAAGACTTAAATCTCATAGATAAAAGTAAATGGAATTTCTTATGGGTAACTGATTTCCCGATGTTTGAGAGAAATGAAGAGGAAAATAGATATGAAGCTTTACATCATCCTTTTTGTTCTCCAAAAAATATAAAATCTAAAGATCCTGAAAACTTGCAAAAAGAAATCGAGGACTCTATAGCAAATGCTTATGACTTAGTTCTTAATGGCTTGGAATTAGGAGGTGGCTCTTTACGTATTCATGAAGCAAACTTGCAAAGAGAGGTTTTGAAAACGGTAGGACTTACTGCTAAAGAGATTAATGAAAAATTTGGATTTTTAATTGAAGCCTTAGAAATGGGTGCTCCTCCTCATGGTGGAATAGCGTTTGGATTAGATCGTATTACCATGCTGATCATAGGTGCAGATTCAATCAGAGAAACAATTGCATTTCCAAAAAATCAACAAGCAAAATGTCTTCTCACAAATGCGCCTTCAAATGTCTCAAAATCACAATTAAAAGAATTAGATATTGAAATAACAATTGATGAATAAGAATATATATGGATGTTCTAAAAGTTTTTTGTTTAAATAAAGTATAAGGAGGCAGTGCTTAATTAAAAATATTTAATGTCAAAATTTGTTTTTGTCACCGGAGGAGTAGTTTCTAGCATTGGTAAAGGAATTGTAGCTGCAAGCCTAGGTAGATTATTAAAGTCTAGAGGATATACTGTTTCAATATTAAAACTAGATCCATATCTAAATGTTGATCCAGGCACAATGAGCCCTTTTCAACATGGGGAAGTATTTGTAACCGAAGATGGGGCTGAAACCGATCTAGATTTAGGTCACTACGAAAGATTTACTGATACAGCAATGACTAGGTTGAATAGTGTAACAACGGGATCTATTTATCAAGCAGTTATTAATAAAGAAAGAAGAGGTAATTATAACGGTGGAACTGTGCAAGTAATACCTCACATAACGGGAGAAATTAGAGAAAGGATTCATAGAGTAGCCGCTAACAGTAATGCAGATATTATTATTACTGAAATTGGTGGAACAGTTGGTGATATTGAATCTCTTCCTTTTTTAGAGGCAATAAGAGAATTCAAAAATGATGTCAATAGGAACGATGTTGCATACATACACGTAACATTACTTCCTTACATCAAAACCTCTGGCGAAATAAAAACTAAACCAACACAACATTCAGTGAAAGAATTAAGATCAATTGGAATTCAGCCAGATTTACTTGTATGCCGAAGTGATAAATCTATCAATGAAGCTCTTAAAAAAAAGCTGAGTGGTTTTTGCGGTGTCAGTATCAACTCTGTAATTGAAGCTTTAGACGCAGACAGTATTTATTCTGTACCTCTTTCTTTAAAAAAAGAAGGTTTATGCAAAGAAACCCTGAAGTATTTAGACCTTGAAGATAAAAAATGTGATTTGAAAAATTGGGAACAACTAATACACAACCTAAGAAATCCTGGAGATCCAATAAAAGTTGCCCTTGTAGGCAAATATATTGAACTTGGAGATGCATATTTATCCGTTGTTGAAGCTTTAAGACATGCATGCATTGAACAAAAGGCTTTATTAGATTTACATTGGGTAAGTGCTGAAATGATAGAAAAGAATTCAGCAGAAACTTACTTAAATGAAGTTCATGCAATTGTCGTACCCGGGGGATTTGGCAATAGAGGAGTCAATGGAAAAATTTCGGCTATAAAATTCGCAAGAGAAAATAAAATTCCTTTTTTAGGTTTGTGCCTTGGTATGCAATGTGCAGTTATAGAATGGGCCAGGAATGTAGCTAATCTTCCAGATGCATCTAGTTCAGAACTAGACCCAAACACTCCAAATCCAGTGATACATTTATTACCAGAACAGGAAGATGTAGTTGATTTAGGTGGGACAATGAGACTTGGAGTTTATCCATGTAGATTGACAAAAAATACAACTGGAAAAAACTTATATGATGAGGATGTTATTTATGAGAGACATCGACATAGATACGAATTTAATAATTACTACAAACAAAGTTTTTTAGATTCTGGATACAAAATTAGTGGCACATCACCAGATGGCAGATTAGTTGAGTTAATTGAGTTAGAAAATCATCCATACTTCTTAGCCTGTCAATATCATCCTGAGTTTTTATCACGACCTGGCAAACCTCATCCTTTATTTAGAGGATTAATAAAAGCCTCTCAAGATAAGTTAACTCAATCAAATTAATATTCTTTATTTTTTTGAATGAAAATGACAAATTTTTTACCCTTAGTTGAACAATTTCATTCATTACAAGGTGAAGGTTATCACGCTGGAAAAAGTGCTTTTTTTATAAGATTAGCCGGATGTAAAGTTGGATGTTCGTGGTGCGATACTAAGAATTCATGGGATGAAAAAAAACACCCTTCTATATCAATTGAAAAAATAATAGATCGCATAAAAATTGCCAGAGAAAAAGGAGCATCTTTTTGCGTTATTACAGGTGGAGAACCTTTACAACATAACTTGGATAATTTTTGCAAAGCCATAAAAAAAATGACGATGGGAGAAGAACAAAAGCCAATGAAGATACATATTGAGACAAGTGGAGTTAATTCGATATCAGGAAGCTATGACTGGATTACTTTATCTCCTAAAAGACACTCACCTCCAAAAAATTATTTTTTAAAAAACTGTAATGAAATCAAAATAATTATAAATGAAATAGAAGATATTGAATTTGCTATTCAAATAAAAAATGAAACTTTAAAACAATATCAACTTTCTAAAAGCGAAGATAGCTTAAAAAAAGAAGATAAAATTTTTTATTTACAGCCAGCATGGAACAATGCAAATGGTTTCTCTCTTGCTATTGATTTCGTAAAAAATAACCCCGATTGGAAATTGAGCCTTCAAACTCACAAATACTTAAAAATCAATTGAAATCATATGACTCTTAAAAATAAATCGATAGTAGTTTTATTATCTGGAGGTTTAGATTCTTCTACAGTTACTGGTATCGCCAAAAAATCCGAAGCTAAAATTTTTGGCCTTTCATTTGACTATGGTCAACGCCATAAAAAAGAATTAAATTCTGCATCAATAATTGCAAAACACTTTGATATCGAAGAATTTAAAATAATTAAGCTTGACTTATCTTTATGGGGAGGGTCGTCATTAACTGATACTCAAAAAAATATTCCAATAGAAGGAGTACAAACTAATCAAATTCCTAATACTTATGTTCCTGGGAGAAATACTATATTTATTTCCGTTGCACTAAGTTATGCCGAAGCAATAGATGCTGATTTTATAGGATTAGGAGTTAATGCACTAGATTATTCTGGCTATCCAGATTGCAGACCTGACTACATTAAAAAATTTCAAGAATTAGCAGATTTAGCCAATAAAAGAGGAAGAGAAAATAATCCAATAAAACTTTGGACACCACTATTAGATTTAAATAAAGAGGAAATTATTAAATTAGCTTTTGATAATCATGTCCCTTTAGATAAAACATGGAGTTGTTATTCGGGTAATTCAAAACCATGCGGTAAGTGTGATAGCTGCAGAATTAGAAATACCGCTTATGAAAAATGGCTTAATAACAATAATAAAAAATGAAAATAAAAAAAATAATTCTAGAAAAATGGATAGATCCAGCATTGATTACGCATCATCTAACAAAAAAATTCGGAGATAAAGGATTAGCTTGGCTAGACAGTGATGGCAAAGAAAATGGGGAATGGTCAATAATAGGAATTAAACCTAAAAAAATAATCCAATCAAGAAATATCAATAACTTAGACAAAACTAATAATCCATTTAACAACTTAAAAAATATTGAAAAAGGATTTTGGATCGGATGGTTAAGTTATGAAGCTGGAGTATTCATAGAACCCAAGAACCCATGGCGAAAATCTAATATGGCAACTTTATGGATTGCATCATATGATCCAATCATTAAATGTAATCTAATAAAAAAAGAAATAATTATCGAAGGCACAAACTCATCCGAACTGATGAATTATAAAAACATAATCAATAATATTAAAAATATTGAAGAAGAAATTATTAAAACAAATTTGAATTTTGATTTTTCAAAAATCAATTTGGAAGAAATGGCTGAAAAATTTCAGAAAAATATTCTAAAATTAAAAAAATTAATTTCCTTAGGGGATATATTTCAAGCAAACCTAACAACTAAATGCGAAATTGAATCTTCCAAATACTATAATCCTCTAGATATTTATTTGAAAATAAGAAGAAAATTAAGAGCTCCCTTTGGAGGAATAATAATAAATAATGATAATTATAAAGAGGCTGTATTATCTACCTCGCCAGAAAGATTTATAAAAATAGATAATAAAAATTTTGTAGAATCAAGACCAATCAAAGGAACTAGATCCAGAGATAAGGATTTAAATCAAGACGCACTTAATGCTATCGATTTAATAACGAACGAAAAAGATAGAGCAGAAAATATTATGATTGTTGACCTAATAAGAAATGATTTAAGTAAAGTTTGCGAGACAGGAAGTATTATGGTGCCAGAAATATTAAAGCTTGAAAGTTTCTTAAAAGTTCATCATCTAACTTCAGTAATCAGAGGCAAATTAAAAAAAGATAAAAACTGGATTGATTTACTAAAAGCTTGTTGGCCTGGGGGCTCTATAACTGGAGCACCTAAATTAAGATCATGCCAGAGACTTTTTGAATTAGAAGAATATGAACGTGGACCTTACTGTGGCTCTTTTTTAAAGCTTGACTGGAATGGAGAGTTTGACAGCAATATACTAATAAGATCATTTTTAATTAAAGACAAAAAAATCAATATATATGCTGGTTGCGGAATAGTTATTGACTCAAATCCTGAAGAGGAAACTAATGAACTAAAGTGGAAACTTTTACCGTTAATTGATTCACTCAAATGATTGAAACATTAGGCTGGCACAAGGATCAATGGTTGGATATTGAAAGAATATTTATTGCTGCTAATAATAGAGGATTAAAATTTGCTGATGGTATATTTGAGACCATTTTGATAAAAGAAAACAAACCTATTCTTTTTGATGAACATCTGAAAAGGTTAGAAAAAAGTAGCAAGATTTTAAATATTAATCTCAAAATAAATAAATTAACTTTGAAACAACTTATTCACGATGGAATTAGAAAGTTATCGCTTAAAAATGATCAATTTGCTTCAGTAAGAATAAACTATAGTCGAGGAACTAATGAAGGTCGAACCCTAACAATTGATAGCACTTCAGAGACAAAAGATTTGGATAATATATGGCTTGAGTTCTATAGAATCAAACCAAATTTTAATCCAATAAGCGTTTGCATTAGTCAAACAGAAAAAATAAATGAATTCAGTCTTATAAGTAAATGCAAAACATTTTCATATAATCAGGCAATACAAGTTTTGACAGAAGCTAATGAAAAATCATTTGATGATTCTATCCTTTTGAATACGTCAGGTGAACTTTGTTGTGGAAGTACATTTAATCTTCTAATTAAACGAAATAATCAATGGATTACTCCTAGAAAAGAGAGCGGCTGTTTAGAGGGGATTATGATTTCTAAAGCTTTAAAATTGAAAATTGTAAAAGAAGAATTAATTCCTCCAAATTTTCAAAATGATGACATAATAATTGCAATTAATAGCTTATCTTGCAGACAAATTAATCAAGTTAATGATTTAAAGCTTAAACCTAAATTCGATCCAATTTATTTTTGGGATTTATTATATAGTTGAACTTTATTAATATCTGGTAAGTAGACATCAGAAACTTTAGTTATATTGTTATTAACCTTAAATTCAACAATTTTTCCAATAATGATAATTGATGGAGCTAAAAATTCTTTATCTTTGATTTTAGCTGGAAGATTATCTAATTTCTCAATCAAACATTTTTGATTTTTTAAAGTAGCTTCTTGAATCACAGCGCATTTGGTATTCTTATCTAAACCACCAAGAATTAATTCTTCCACAATATATTCAATATTTTTTATACCCATAAAAATTACTAAACTATCTGATGATTTAGCTAAATCTCTCCAATTCACTGTCTTTTTTTCGTTATCTACGCGCTCATGTCCAGTGACGAAAGTTACGGAACTAGCAGCATCTCTATGGGTTAGTGGAATACCAAAATATGTGGGGGCAGCTATCCCAGAAGTAATACCAGGAACGATTTCAACTGAAATTCCATTTTTTTCTAAAATCGATACCTCTTCACCACCTCTAGAAAAAACGAATGGATCTCCTCCTTTAAGCCTTACGACATTTTTGCCTTCTTTTGCCAATTTCAAAATAAGATCATTAGTTTCAGCCTGAGGTACAGAACACTTCCCAGCTCTTTTGCCTACATGGAAAATTTCTGTATTTTTTCCTGCCTCTTTTGTTATTTCATCCGGGATTAAAGCATCATGAACTAATGCATCACAGTTTTTTATTAGACGTAAAGCTTTAAGAGTCAAAAGCTCAGGGTCACCAGGACCTGCTCCAACTAAATAAACAATGCCGGGCACAATAATCTCCATTAACAAG
The genomic region above belongs to Prochlorococcus marinus XMU1405 and contains:
- a CDS encoding anthranilate synthase component I family protein; its protein translation is MKIKKIILEKWIDPALITHHLTKKFGDKGLAWLDSDGKENGEWSIIGIKPKKIIQSRNINNLDKTNNPFNNLKNIEKGFWIGWLSYEAGVFIEPKNPWRKSNMATLWIASYDPIIKCNLIKKEIIIEGTNSSELMNYKNIINNIKNIEEEIIKTNLNFDFSKINLEEMAEKFQKNILKLKKLISLGDIFQANLTTKCEIESSKYYNPLDIYLKIRRKLRAPFGGIIINNDNYKEAVLSTSPERFIKIDNKNFVESRPIKGTRSRDKDLNQDALNAIDLITNEKDRAENIMIVDLIRNDLSKVCETGSIMVPEILKLESFLKVHHLTSVIRGKLKKDKNWIDLLKACWPGGSITGAPKLRSCQRLFELEEYERGPYCGSFLKLDWNGEFDSNILIRSFLIKDKKINIYAGCGIVIDSNPEEETNELKWKLLPLIDSLK
- a CDS encoding aminotransferase class IV is translated as MIETLGWHKDQWLDIERIFIAANNRGLKFADGIFETILIKENKPILFDEHLKRLEKSSKILNINLKINKLTLKQLIHDGIRKLSLKNDQFASVRINYSRGTNEGRTLTIDSTSETKDLDNIWLEFYRIKPNFNPISVCISQTEKINEFSLISKCKTFSYNQAIQVLTEANEKSFDDSILLNTSGELCCGSTFNLLIKRNNQWITPRKESGCLEGIMISKALKLKIVKEELIPPNFQNDDIIIAINSLSCRQINQVNDLKLKPKFDPIYFWDLLYS
- the cobA gene encoding uroporphyrinogen-III C-methyltransferase; the encoded protein is MPGIVYLVGAGPGDPELLTLKALRLIKNCDALVHDALIPDEITKEAGKNTEIFHVGKRAGKCSVPQAETNDLILKLAKEGKNVVRLKGGDPFVFSRGGEEVSILEKNGISVEIVPGITSGIAAPTYFGIPLTHRDAASSVTFVTGHERVDNEKKTVNWRDLAKSSDSLVIFMGIKNIEYIVEELILGGLDKNTKCAVIQEATLKNQKCLIEKLDNLPAKIKDKEFLAPSIIIIGKIVEFKVNNNITKVSDVYLPDINKVQLYNKSQK